One window from the genome of Pyrus communis chromosome 16, drPyrComm1.1, whole genome shotgun sequence encodes:
- the LOC137720151 gene encoding 18.2 kDa class I heat shock protein-like — protein sequence MALSLFGGRRNNVFDPFSMDIWDPFEGFGALANVPSSARETTAIANTRIDWKETPEAHIFKADLPGIKKEEVKVEVEDGRVLQISGERSREQEEKNDRWHRVERSSGKFMRRFRLPENAKVDQVKAAMENGVLTVTVPKEVKKPDVKTIDISG from the coding sequence ATGGCTCTAAGTCTCTTTGGCGGACGTCGAAACAACGTCTTCGACCCCTTCTCTATGGACATCTGGGACCCATTCGAGGGCTTTGGCGCTCTGGCCAACGTCCCCTCCTCCGCCCGTGAAACCACCGCCATCGCCAACACCCGCATCGACTGGAAGGAGACCCCGGAGGCTCACATCTTCAAGGCGGACCTGCCGGGGATCAAAAAGGAAGAGGTGAAAGTGGAGGTGGAGGACGGGAGGGTGCTGCAGATCAGCGGGGAGAGGAGCCGGGAGCAGGAGGAGAAGAACGACAGGTGGCACAGGGTGGAGAGGAGCAGCGGCAAATTTATGAGGAGGTTCAGGCTGCCGGAGAACGCGAAGGTTGATCAGGTGAAGGCGGCGATGGAGAACGGGGTGCTGACTGTAACTGTGCCGAAAGAGGTGAAGAAGCCTGATGTCAAGACCATTGACATCTCCGGCTAA